In Leptolyngbya sp. O-77, the genomic window GTCCCTATTCCAGCATTCCAAAAACGCTGCGGGCCACCGAGAGCGGCGAAACCCAGCTTTCGGTTGTGCCGGTCGAAAACTCGATTGAGGGAAGCGTCACCACCACCCTGGATACGCTCTGGCAGATGAATTCCTTGCAAATCCAGCGGGCAATTGTGTTGCCGATAGACCATGCGCTCATCTCCCGCGCCCCCGATCTGGCATCCCTGCAAACGGTGTATGCACATCCGCAGGCCCTCGCCCAGTGTCAGGGGTGGCTAGAGCGGATGCTGCCAGAGGCGCGGCTGATGCCCGCCAGTTCAAACGCCGAAGCCCTGCACCGGCTAGACTCAGAGCCTCAGGCAGGGGCGATCGCCTCTCGCCGCGCTGCCAAGCTCTACAATTTGCCCGTGCTGAGCTACCCGATTAACGACTATCCTGACAATTGCACTCGCTTTTGGGTCTTGGGGTTAACGCCATCCTCCAGCGGCACCCACACCTCCCTGGCCTTCAGCGTACCCGCCAACGTCCCTGGCGCATTGGTCACGCCGCTCCAAGTCTTTGCGACCCGCAATCTCAACCTGAGCCGGATCGAGTCTCGACCCAGCAAGCGATCGCTCGGAGATTACGTCTTTTTCATTGACATCGAAGCCAGCGCGGATGATCCGACCGTTCAGCAGGCCCTCCAGGAGCTAGGGCAGCACACCGAAACCCTAAAACTGCTGGGTAGCTACTCCATTGCGACTGCGGACTAGCGCATCTCGAACGTTTCTGGGAGCGAAGCAATTTGCCATGCAGACTTAGCCTGCCTTTGGGAGAGTAGACGTGAATCGGGCGATCGAAGTCACCACTACGAGCGGCCAGCCTACTTACGCTGGCCGGCACTAGCCATCGAAGCGCAGGGCATCTTTTAGCGCAGTCCGGGCGGCAAGGTGGCTGCGAGTCGAGGTTAAAATTTCTGCTTCTCGCTCTAGGCGAGCCGCCGTGTCTTGAAGCTCCAACAATGCCTGCTGCTCTTGAGCCACGCCGTACAGATTGCTGGCGACCCAATAAGACAGCTCCAGCGGCAAATCTGGAATATCGTCGGGCACTTCGATTTCCTGATTAGTCAGCTTGGCCGAGAGCCGCACCACATCTCGCAAGAGCTGATCGACCTCAATGCTCAGAGAGTGGAGGTTTCGCTCGGTGGGGTGGTCTTCGATCCACTCGACTAGACCGACGTGATAGGGCTTTTCGCGCACGTAGTCCAACACTCGAAAGCGCTGCTGCCCTACGGTCATAATCTTCATGCGGTCGTCGGGCATCCGGTGGAAATTGGTGATCTCAGCACAGCATCCCACGCTCGCAACGCGACCATCCGCAGGGTCTACCATCAACACTCCAAAGCGGCGATCGCTCTGAAGAATGGTGTTCATCATGATTCGGTAGCGGAATTCAAAAATGTGGAGGGGGAGTCGCCGCCCCGGAAACAGAACAACCTCTGAAAGGGGGAAGAGGGGGAGTTCTCGAACCGCAACCGATGAAGAAAATGCCATTGAGTTCTGTCTAATCAGTATCAGAGCCAGAGAGCGCTAGAGACGCACCTGCACTCACACGCACTGCAACGACTATAGACCGCCGATGCAGCGCTGATGATGGTGCTGGTGGACCGCCATTGCCGTGTACACAAAGCTTTGGGCACTTGTCCTTCAGTTTATCGCATTCCTCTGGTTTTCCCAAGGTTCGACAAACTGCGCTCAGCGCTCTGCATGGTGTTCTGAGCTGTTCGTGATCTTCGCTTTTAGTGGTCTGAAGTTTTAGCGTTCTGACTTGTCGTCCTGATGCTGAAGGCTGACCCTCGATAGGGGCGACAGGGGGCTAACTGATGCTCCTAACCAGTTGAGATAGTCTGCTGATCCGGCTGCGATCGGCAGCGCGAGGATTTCGGGAACGTCGTAGCTGTGGAGTTCCCGGATTTTGGTTTCGAGGTCTGGAAACAGGGTTAGGTCAGTCTTGATCACAAGCTGCCACTCGTCTTGCTGCTCCAAGGTATTCTGCCAGGTGTAGACCGAATGGACGGGGAACAGGCTGACGCAGGCCGCCAGCCGTTCGGCGACTAGGGCGCGGGCGATCGCCTCTGCTTCGGTGCGAGAAGCGGCCGTCGTCAGCACCAAACCATACGGCGCTGGGAGATCGCGCATTGCGGGGAGGTCACTCATACGGTGCTGCGGAACTGATGCGTTGAGGCTGCTCTAGTCTGGTCTGGCTAAGTCTTGCCGGGTGTAATGTTTCACAAAAAGGAGGCAGTTCCGCTGATCGGGCGATCGCCGATAGTCTAGAATGTCCGCTGTTTTTTTCATCAGCAGCAGCCCCCGACCGCCTGCAGCATCCCGGTCTACCTCATCTGGAATCGCTTCCAGCATTTTTCGCAAATTAAACGTCGGGCCACAGTCCCAGATCTGAATTTCCAAAACCTCTTTGAAAATGGTGACGCTAATTTCGATTGGAGTGTCTGGTGAACAGTTGCGATGAGCATGGCGGACGGCATTGGTAAAGCCTTCGGCCAGCGCCAACTGACATTGCAGCCAGACCAGCTCTGGAATGCCCGCGCATCGCAGGCCGTCAAACCAGTCCAAGACATGATTTAGCTCGCTGAGCTGGGTATCGACCTGAATCTGCTCGCTCCGGAGCATGGTCAACTGAGGCGATCGCGGTGCCGATCGGGCGGGCGAGACTTCGCAGGAAATCCTCGTCTCTTGGGAGGTGAAGCCGGAAGAGGACGACATAAACGCTTATCTTAATAACTATCGTCAAGGTGTCATTGCTCTAGCCCTAGTCTTCCCATGCCGCAGATTCTTATCATCGACGACGACTCAATGATTCAAACAGTTTTGAAAAAAGCGCTGCAATCCCAGGGCTATGAGGTTGCGATCGCAGAGGACGGGGAGACTGGGCTAGCGCTAGCCGAAAAGCTGCGGCCCGCGCTAATTGTGTCGGATTGGGTGATGCCAGGACTAGACGGGCTAGAGGTTTGCCGCCGGGTCAAGGCAAATCCGGATTTGTCCACTACCTTCTTCATCTTACTCACAGCTCAGAGTGCTGTGGAAGATCGAATTCAGGGCTTGGATACGGGCGCGGATGACTTTTTGGCGAAACCGATTGAAATTAATGAGCTTCAGGCGCGAGTGCGGGCGGGGCTACGGCTGCACTCGCTGAGTGAAGATTTGCAAACCCAAAAGCGCCTGCTCGAAAAGGAGCTATCGGAAGCCGCCTCCTACGTGCGATCGCTCCTCCCGGCTCCACTGACGGGCGACATTGAAATCGACAGCCGCTTTATTCCCTCCAGCCAGCTTGGGGGCGACTGTTTTGACTATTTTTGGCTCGACCCAGACTATCTGGCGATGTATTTGCTGGATGTGTCGGGGCACGGACTGGGCGCGGCGCTGCCGTCGATTACGGTGCTAAACCTGCTGCGATCGCAGTCGTTGCCCAATGTCAACTTTTACCAGCCCCACGTTGTGCTACGGGCGCTGAATGAAGCCTTTCAGATGGACAGCCAGCACGACAAGTACTTTACCATCTGGTATGGCGTGTACAACAAAGTCAAGCGGCAGCTCACCTACGCCTGCGCCGGACATCCGCCCGCTGTGCTGATGCCGGGACGACTGCTGCCCCAGCCGGATAAACCCTCTGAGACTTGCCTGCTGGGGATGCGTCGAGTGCCGATCGGGATGCTGTCTGATACCATCTTTGAGAGCGATCGCTGCACCATTCCCCCCGGCAGCCTGCTGTATATCTTCAGCGACGGCATCTATGACTTGCCCAGTTCTGCGGGGCAGCCCACTTGGGGATTGCATCCGTTTATCAACACTTTGTCTAACTTTGCATCCAGTGGTGCAACTACTATCCCGAATCTCGATCTCTTGCTGCAAGCAGTTCGCAGTCAGGGCGGCGTGTCTACTTTTAGCGATGATCTGTCTATTCTGCAAATCGCGTTTCACTAATTGCAGCCGATCACCCCGCCAACACACAAATGGGACATACTTACTCGATGCGTGAATCAAAAAAAGGTGTGCCACTCTAAGAGCGAGCAGCACACCCCACGATTTACAGAACCCTCAGGCAATTGGTTGCCGGGAGTCGCTTATTGCACCTGGCCTTGCAGCACCGAATCTGGGAACACCTGGTAGTAGCGGCTCATGTATTCGATGATGTAGCTCTCGGCGCTGGCCAGTTCTGGCATAAACCGAGAAATGACCTCACGAATTGCATCTGCCAGATCGCCGTAGCTGCGTGTTTTCGACTGCACGTAGGGTTCCAATCGTTTGATCAGTTCCCAGTTGCTTTCGATGTTGGCGGCGCGCAGTGTGTCTTCTGCCGGAGATGCGGCGGGAGAGCCATACCGGGGCAGCACGCGGCTGACATAGGTGACGCGGTGCATGACGCGCCAGGGCTTGCCGACTTTTTGCTTGATCGACTGACGGAGGGCGATCGCATTCGGGTCATTGCTCTGCTCCAGCCACGCCCGGTCGATCACTTTGTTTTCAAAGTCCTTGAAGTGTTCCTGGCTGGGTTCCAGATAGAACGTCATAAAGCGATAGCCATCGACCTTGCCGGGGCACTTAGCGCGATCGCCCTTGGCATCATACAGCGACAGACCCAACCGTTCCGCCTGCTGCGGGTTGGCGACCTGGATGTTGCGCTCCACATCCAGATCCACCGTCACGCCGAAGGAGCTTTGGGAGGCGCTGGTCTTGGTTTTGGTGAGGGTCTGGCTGCCGCCCCAGAAGGACTCCAGCTCAAAGTTCACCGCAACTCCGGCGATCGCCGTGTTGAAGTCCATATAGCCCCCAATTTGACCCGACACCGAGAATGTGCCGCCAATCACCTCTTGCTGGGTCTCCATAAACTGCTGCGTTTCGGCAAACAGCCCGCCGTCCGCCGTCCAAACGTAGGTGTTGAATAGGTTGCGCCGTGTCAGTTCGGGTAGCTTATCTTCCTGATTCAGAGCAATGCCGCCTTCGATCGCTGCACCGATGCTGGTTCCCACTAGGGGGAGAACGGGTGTCCCTCGCGCCATGCCCTTTTTGCCCGCAGGTTCTACGTCATAGCTGCGATAGTCGGCCTCTAGCTCCTTCTGCTCCCGCTCGATGCGCTGCTTCAGGGCATAGGCTTCGATTGGCTTGAAGTAGCTGCGGTCGGGGCTAGAGTCGGTGGCGTTGGGATAATCCACCGCATCGACATTCAGCCCCACGCGACCGTCCAGCGTCCCCTGCTTCACATACTTGGGATTCATTGGGAACATGATCACGTTCCAGTCTTTGGGGATGTCGGGGTTGGGCTGCATCCGCAGGGCCACCGTCACCCGCCGCGCCGGGTCGCGATGCTTCAGCCGCATCACAAACACATCCGCCGTTTCCGACTGCACCAGCGCAAAGCCGACGTTTTTCGGCACA contains:
- the cutA gene encoding divalent-cation tolerance protein CutA, producing MSDLPAMRDLPAPYGLVLTTAASRTEAEAIARALVAERLAACVSLFPVHSVYTWQNTLEQQDEWQLVIKTDLTLFPDLETKIRELHSYDVPEILALPIAAGSADYLNWLGASVSPLSPLSRVSLQHQDDKSER
- the pheA gene encoding prephenate dehydratase — encoded protein: MTILIAHLGPAGTYAEDAAIACQAWLESTARLSSELRPYSSIPKTLRATESGETQLSVVPVENSIEGSVTTTLDTLWQMNSLQIQRAIVLPIDHALISRAPDLASLQTVYAHPQALAQCQGWLERMLPEARLMPASSNAEALHRLDSEPQAGAIASRRAAKLYNLPVLSYPINDYPDNCTRFWVLGLTPSSSGTHTSLAFSVPANVPGALVTPLQVFATRNLNLSRIESRPSKRSLGDYVFFIDIEASADDPTVQQALQELGQHTETLKLLGSYSIATAD
- a CDS encoding ATP-binding protein; its protein translation is MSSSSGFTSQETRISCEVSPARSAPRSPQLTMLRSEQIQVDTQLSELNHVLDWFDGLRCAGIPELVWLQCQLALAEGFTNAVRHAHRNCSPDTPIEISVTIFKEVLEIQIWDCGPTFNLRKMLEAIPDEVDRDAAGGRGLLLMKKTADILDYRRSPDQRNCLLFVKHYTRQDLARPD
- a CDS encoding PP2C family protein-serine/threonine phosphatase, which translates into the protein MPQILIIDDDSMIQTVLKKALQSQGYEVAIAEDGETGLALAEKLRPALIVSDWVMPGLDGLEVCRRVKANPDLSTTFFILLTAQSAVEDRIQGLDTGADDFLAKPIEINELQARVRAGLRLHSLSEDLQTQKRLLEKELSEAASYVRSLLPAPLTGDIEIDSRFIPSSQLGGDCFDYFWLDPDYLAMYLLDVSGHGLGAALPSITVLNLLRSQSLPNVNFYQPHVVLRALNEAFQMDSQHDKYFTIWYGVYNKVKRQLTYACAGHPPAVLMPGRLLPQPDKPSETCLLGMRRVPIGMLSDTIFESDRCTIPPGSLLYIFSDGIYDLPSSAGQPTWGLHPFINTLSNFASSGATTIPNLDLLLQAVRSQGGVSTFSDDLSILQIAFH
- a CDS encoding LON peptidase substrate-binding domain-containing protein, whose translation is MAFSSSVAVRELPLFPLSEVVLFPGRRLPLHIFEFRYRIMMNTILQSDRRFGVLMVDPADGRVASVGCCAEITNFHRMPDDRMKIMTVGQQRFRVLDYVREKPYHVGLVEWIEDHPTERNLHSLSIEVDQLLRDVVRLSAKLTNQEIEVPDDIPDLPLELSYWVASNLYGVAQEQQALLELQDTAARLEREAEILTSTRSHLAARTALKDALRFDG